Part of the Oncorhynchus tshawytscha isolate Ot180627B linkage group LG07, Otsh_v2.0, whole genome shotgun sequence genome, tgtcaatccagagcatcctgaACTTGctgaatgggtgacatgtctggtgagtatgcaggccatggaagaactgggacatttctcagcttccaggaattgtgtactgaTCCcagcattgccatgctgaaacatgaggtggatGAATGGCGCGACAATGGGCATCAGGATCGTCACGGTAGgcctgtgcattcaaattgcaatcgataaaatgcaatagtGTTCATTGTTCGTAgctcatgcctgcccataccataaccccacagaCACCATGAGGGACACTGTTCACAACACTGACATAGGCAAGCTGCTCTCCCACACAataccatacacatggtctgcggttgaggccagttggaaatactgccaaattctataaatCGAGGTTGGAGGCAGCTTATTATAGAGAAAGTAACATTCActtctctggcaatagctctggtggacattcctgtagtcagcatgccaattgcacactccctcaaaacttgagacatctgtagcattgtgttgcgtgaccttttattgttccgagcacaaggtgcacctgtgtaacgatgctgtttaatcagcttcttgatatgccatacctgtcaggtggatgattatcttggaaaatgagaaatgctcactaacagggatgtaaaacaaatgtgtgcacattttagagaaatacgctttttgaagcatatggaacatttctgggatcttttatttcagctcatgttgcggttatttttttgttcagtatagaattttcacaaattccAGACTCCACGTAATTTCTAAACATCCTATGAATTTATAAAAACAGGAAAAGTAGCGCATCTATATGCTTACTGGTCACACAATGTGTAATTCTTCCCGGGGGTGTATATCAGGGATACTCAactactatttgagaaggtccggtcacaacaaatttcctaggtggcaaaggtcTGGATGGATATTGTAATTTATCGGTGTAGTAACAAACACCCACATCGCAAACCTCACCCCTCGTTGGCAGAGTAAACATTGTGTgccattttaaagctaattttctgagattctacacattttgccatgtcttgtGTGTTCATATGATACCCGAGTGACTCAACAAAATTAAAAATGGGGTCCACTTTGGGTCAAGGCCCCTGGACACAATCCGGCCATGATGAACTAAAGTTTAGATAGATAGCTGGTTAGCCTAATTTACCTAACATGGATTAATAGTTAATCAACTGGATATTTCTGATAGAGATCTAAGGTCTTTCAGTGAATGGGCAGAGAAactggggctgcaggtagcctagtggttagagcgttagactagtaaccgaaaggctctctctgatttggtcctgccgtacatacctatatgtacgctacggtcacaagacgcaggcctcctaattgcccctagaatttctaagcaaacagctggaggcagggctttctcctacagagctcaatttttatggaatggtctgccaacccatgtgaaagacgcagacttggtctcaacctttaagtctttactggagacacatctcttcagtgggtcatatgattgagtgtagtctggcccaggagtgtgaaggtgaaccgAAAGGCTCTGGaacaacgaaccacccttgccaTCTCTGCCTGCCCgtttcccctctttcccctggaattctctgcctctaaccctattacaggggctgagtcacttgcttactggtgctctttcatgccgtccctaggaggggtgcgtcacttgagtgggttgagtcactgatgtaaTCTTCtggtctgggttggcgcccccccttcgGTTGTGCCATTGCGGAGATCTTTTTTGTGgtctatactcggccttgtctcaggatggtaagttggtggttgaagatatccctctgacccctcctgtctcagcctccagtatttatgctgcggtAGTTTGTGTcggtgggctagggtcagtttgatatatctggagtacttctcctgtcttatctggtgtccttagtgaatttaagtatggtctctctaattctctctttcggaggacctgagctctaggaccatgccttaggactacctggcatgatgactccttgctgtccccagtccacctggccatgctgctgctccagtttcaactgttcggcctgcggctatggaatactgacctgttcaccagacgtgctgttttcaactctctagagacagcaggagtggtagagatactcttaatgatcggctatgaaaagccaactgacatttactcctgaggtgctgacttgctgcacccttgacaactactgtggTTATTATTATCCGACCAccctggtcatttatgaacatttgaacatcttggccatgttctgttataatctccacccggcacagccagaagaggactggccacccctcatagcctggttcctctaggtttcttcctaggttttggcctttctagagtttttcctagccaccgtgcttctacacctgcattgcttgctgtttggggttttaggctgggtttctgtacagcactttgagatatcagctgatgtacgaagggctatataaataaatttgatttgatcgaatccccgagctgacaaggtaaaaattgtCTTTCTGcccaaacaaggcagttaacccactagggttcctaggcagtcattgtcaataagaatttgttcttaactgacttgcctagttaattctGAAAAATACCTCCCCAAAAACCAACAAAGGTGATTTGTTACGTCATGAGCCGCAACCCAGAAATGTTTGGCCTACAACCCCATTTTGATATCAGAAAATGTTAATGTGCTCAAAGGTCATGAAGTTACTGGATGTTTCTGCAGTTCCTCAACTTCGAAGTGCAGCCATcgcctgcattgtgggaggctctattgtcaaccaatcattaggttgtttttgtttgacccacACAAACGTGACCAAAGAtgtgactgaaacaggaaccaactttTCTGCAATTCATGTATACAATGGAtatggattttttgttgttgtaggatACACACATATGATTTCAGTTAGTCTGTTATGGAGGATAGAGCTATATGCTTTTATATAATTAAACTTTTAGAAAACAATGGCACTACTTTGacactgccatgttgatctgagccttgcCGTTTGAAAAACACAACAGTGGCCGACTATGTTGTCGCAGATGCACCTCCCCCGACTTCACTCATTTACTTTCGTCTAGTTGGCTGAGTTCGCCTAACAAGTCGAAAGCCCTCATTGTCAGGTAAATCACATAAGATGTGAAAAGGAGGCTGTATGGCAACTTTAATAGCCTAGTCAGAAAATAGATTCAGACTAGTGTTGAACACAGCTGAACGTGAGCAAATTGCTCATGGTTTTATGAAAGTCGGATCTCTAAAGGGATGAAAGCAGGGGCCTCAAACATACAGCCCCAAGGGCCAAATTCTGCTTCAAAAACAAAAAGCCACGCGCTGTGACATAAGACGACTTCGCATTATAAATGGATGGAGTGGCTATGCCTGTCTCTCGGGCTCAATCTTAACCCTGCCTTTTCAGGTCATACATAGATTTTTTTTAGTGGAAAAAGGAAATGAAGCAACCTCTAGATGATGCCTAACATTTGTGAGTTctcatggtgtcagaagtgatcaGTCACCTGTCAATTAGAGAGTCTCTCATCGTGGTAGCGATTGCACTGGGCTGCGCCTCGCTCAGTCTGAACACACTCTCGATGACGGACAGCTCTGTGCTGGTGGTGTCCAGTCCAGTGAAGGCACACCAGTCATTTACCACCATCCCTGCGGCGATGACCTCGCTACCACGGTTCACTGTTCCAGCCTGTGgagtgccagagagggggagatttGGCAACAACTCAGCAACAACTTGATGCAATGTGCCCCCCTGGGCACTTAAGTAGATCAAAAACAAAAATTTAAACAATATGGAGAAATTTCCACTTTGCCTATCAGAGGGCAAGGTAGATCTATTACCACATTGCTTATGTGTATCAGATTGATTCAGATCCACATGAGCCTTGCAGTCGGGGCTAGGGAAAATGTAGAAATGAGCATAAACACCACTATGACAACTACTTCTCACCACCAGAGGCACTTGGAGTAAGGAGGAGAGCTCATCCTGGTCTTCTATGGAGGTTTTGGGGTGTACCAGTCCCCCCTGATTGCTGAAGGCACAGTAGCTCCCCACTAGAACTTGCTCTGCTACTGTCTGACGGAACACCTCCACCTTCAGACTGTCTGCCAGGATCTCCTCAGTCTCCTAAACAAACATGGGAAGTGTGTTTAACATCCCCTACATCAGACAACGTACTAGGGATGAGcatgaaaaaaataatttaaaggaAATTTGTCTATTGAAATGAATTATGCCCTTATCTATGGACTAAGGCACGGTCAAAGGTACTGCATCGTAGTGTTGCGGCATCAatacagcctggggttcgatcccaggctgtgtcgttCCCGGGAGTCCGACAGCGAGGTGaaaaattggcccagcatcatccgtgttaggggagggtttggccagggtggctttacttggctcatcgcgctctagcgactccttgtcgCGGGCCAGTGCGCTTGCAGGCTGATtacggtcgtcagttgaacgatGCAGCTGGATTACGGGTTAAGAAAGTGCTTGTTAAGAAGCGtggcttggcgggtcatgtttccgaggacacatgacttgaccttcacctctcccgagcccattggggagttgcagcgatgacaaGATCGTAATCACAAAATTGAGGAggaaaaaaagggggtaaaaattttaaaaatacaaCTAATCAAAAACAACAAAgctaggggcgtggatcagaaaaccagtcagtatctggtgtgatacATCTTTGCAtggttgatcaggctgttgattgtggcctgttgtcccactcctcttcaatggctgtgcgaagttgctggattttgtctggaactggaacacgctgttgtacatgtcgatccagagcatcccaaaaatgctcaatgggtgatatgtctggtgtgtatgcatgcc contains:
- the LOC112254128 gene encoding eukaryotic translation initiation factor 6 isoform X2; this translates as MAVRASFEKNNEIGCFAKLTNTYCLVAIGGSENFYSVFEGNRHGLLVPNNTTDQELQHIRNCLPDTVKIQRVEERLSALGNVIACNDYVALVHPDLDRETEEILADSLKVEVFRQTVAEQVLVGSYCAFSNQGGLVHPKTSIEDQDELSSLLQVPLVAGTVNRGSEVIAAGMVVNDWCAFTGLDTTSTELSVIESVFRLSEAQPSAIATTMRDSLIDSLA